In one Flavobacteriales bacterium genomic region, the following are encoded:
- the secG gene encoding preprotein translocase subunit SecG, with translation MGTLITVLIFLVSILLGVIVLIQNPKGGGLGAGFGNVNQIGGVQRTADFLEKATWSLAIGLVVLCLASSWHLSTMKTDSVDTQDIETIEAPVSTDDAAEEEDF, from the coding sequence ATGGGTACATTGATTACCGTCCTGATATTCTTGGTCTCCATCCTACTTGGAGTCATCGTTCTTATCCAGAATCCCAAAGGAGGTGGACTGGGAGCAGGTTTTGGAAATGTTAATCAGATAGGCGGTGTGCAGCGTACTGCTGATTTCTTGGAGAAAGCTACTTGGTCATTGGCCATAGGACTGGTGGTCCTTTGCCTTGCCTCTTCTTGGCACCTGTCCACCATGAAGACAGATTCTGTAGATACTCAAGACATCGAGACCATTGAAGCACCCGTTTCTACGGACGATGCTGC